In Flavobacterium sp. N3904, one DNA window encodes the following:
- the mobC gene encoding conjugal transfer protein MobC: MQGEDDLRGLAKIMAFMRAVSILLILMHLYWYCYGFFLERGWTLKIINKILSNFQRTAGLFSHTLYTKVFSILLLALSCLGSKGVKNEKITWSKIYVALGIGFVLFFLNTPLLKLAPIIGTFFYILTLAVGYIALLMAGVWIHRLLNHNLMDDVFNSENESFMQETILMENEYSVNLPTKFWYNKKQHNGWINIVNPFRATIVLGTPGSGKSYAIVNNYIKQHIEKGFSMYIYDFKFDDLSTIAYNHLLKHADNYKVKPKFYVINFDDPRKSHRCNPLNPDFMTDISDAYEAAYTIMLNLNRSWIQKQGDFFVESPIILLAAIIWFLKIYENGKYCTFPHAIELLNKKYSDVFTILTSYSDLENYLSPFMDAWQGGAQDQLQGQIASAKIPLSRMISPQLYWVMTGDDFSLDINNPKEPKILCVGNNPDRQNIYSAALGLYNSRIVKLINKKGQLKSSVIIDELPTIYFRGLDNLIATARSNKVAVCLGFQDYSQLTRDYGDKESKVIQNTVGNIFSGQVVGETAKNLSERFGKVLQKRQSISINRNDTSTSISTQLDSLIPASKISTLTQGVFVGAVSDNFDERIEQKIFHAEIVVDNEKVAAETKAYHKIPEILSFLDAQGDDKMKHEIEANYKQIKHEVVLVIESELERIKNDPDLQHLVQKG; encoded by the coding sequence ATGCAGGGAGAAGACGATTTGAGAGGTTTAGCCAAGATAATGGCATTTATGAGGGCAGTAAGTATTCTTTTAATACTAATGCATCTTTATTGGTATTGCTATGGTTTCTTTTTGGAACGTGGTTGGACATTGAAAATTATCAATAAAATATTAAGTAATTTCCAACGGACCGCTGGTCTATTTTCACATACTCTTTACACAAAAGTTTTTTCAATACTATTGCTGGCCTTAAGCTGTCTGGGAAGCAAAGGCGTGAAAAATGAAAAAATAACCTGGTCTAAAATTTATGTGGCTTTAGGCATTGGCTTTGTGCTGTTTTTTCTAAACACTCCATTATTAAAACTAGCGCCGATTATAGGAACATTCTTTTATATCCTCACACTTGCTGTGGGATACATAGCCTTGCTGATGGCAGGCGTATGGATACACCGCCTGTTGAACCATAACCTCATGGATGATGTTTTCAACAGCGAGAACGAAAGTTTTATGCAGGAAACCATACTAATGGAAAATGAATATTCAGTTAACCTGCCCACCAAATTCTGGTACAATAAAAAACAACATAACGGTTGGATCAATATCGTCAATCCTTTCAGGGCAACGATTGTGTTGGGAACTCCTGGATCAGGCAAGAGCTATGCCATTGTAAACAACTACATCAAGCAACATATTGAAAAGGGTTTTTCGATGTACATCTACGATTTCAAGTTTGATGACCTTTCCACGATTGCCTACAACCATTTGCTAAAGCATGCGGACAACTATAAGGTAAAACCCAAATTTTATGTCATCAATTTTGACGACCCAAGAAAAAGCCATCGTTGCAATCCCCTCAATCCCGATTTCATGACGGATATTTCGGATGCTTACGAAGCGGCTTATACCATTATGCTCAACCTAAACAGGAGCTGGATACAGAAACAGGGAGATTTCTTTGTAGAAAGCCCGATTATCCTATTAGCGGCTATTATATGGTTTCTTAAAATCTATGAAAACGGCAAATACTGTACGTTTCCTCACGCCATTGAATTACTAAATAAAAAGTATTCCGACGTGTTTACTATTCTGACTTCCTATTCTGATCTGGAAAATTACCTATCCCCTTTTATGGATGCCTGGCAAGGCGGAGCGCAAGACCAGTTACAAGGGCAGATAGCCTCGGCAAAAATTCCTCTGTCAAGAATGATCTCACCGCAATTGTATTGGGTTATGACAGGCGATGATTTTTCATTGGACATCAATAATCCTAAAGAGCCTAAAATATTATGCGTAGGAAACAATCCAGATCGACAAAATATCTACTCTGCTGCGCTGGGATTGTACAATTCACGTATTGTAAAACTCATTAATAAAAAAGGACAGTTGAAAAGTTCGGTTATCATAGACGAGCTGCCTACTATTTACTTTCGTGGATTAGACAACCTGATTGCAACTGCCAGAAGTAATAAAGTGGCAGTATGTTTGGGCTTTCAGGATTATTCGCAATTAACCAGAGATTATGGAGATAAAGAGAGTAAAGTAATTCAAAATACGGTAGGTAATATTTTTAGTGGTCAGGTTGTTGGCGAAACTGCTAAAAACTTATCAGAGCGCTTCGGGAAAGTATTGCAGAAAAGACAGAGTATAAGCATCAACCGCAACGATACATCTACCTCAATATCTACTCAATTGGATAGCCTGATACCAGCTTCCAAAATATCCACATTGACACAAGGTGTTTTTGTCGGTGCTGTGTCGGACAATTTTGATGAACGTATTGAGCAGAAAATCTTCCATGCTGAAATTGTAGTGGATAATGAAAAGGTTGCTGCCGAAACCAAAGCCTATCACAAAATACCTGAAATTTTATCTTTTCTAGATGCGCAAGGTGATGATAAGATGAAGCATGAAATTGAAGCCAATTACAAACAGATCAAACATGAGGTTGTCTTAGTTATTGAAAGTGAATTGGAACGTATCAAGAATGACCCCGACTTACAACATTTGGTGCAAAAGGGATAA
- a CDS encoding relaxase/mobilization nuclease domain-containing protein produces MIAKIGRGSNLYGALAYNQLKVEKENGQILFTNRIIETHHGNYSVAQLAQSFEPYLIANRNTEKPTLHISLNPDPKDNINDEKFKLMAQEYMQEMGYGEQPFVVFKHTDIDRTHVHIVSVCVDEDGKKISDKFEKRRSMSVCRELENKYGLQSATEKGHRQNDKIFRPINYQTGDIKSQIASVVRYLPKYYQFQTLGEYNALLSLFNITTEKVESEFHGKMQHGLLYIPLKENGERAGHPLKASLFGKGAGLPALDLHSAKCKETLKDSGAKTILKTAITIAVQSTDNEKDFKKLLAEQGINTVVRKNETGRLYGITFIDHNSKTVWNGSRLGAAFAANPFNDYWNHNIKPFIKESEEHQSKYFQQNTANDLPAEKLHELFDFLNKETTTFNSEETHIIESLGGLFPEALGEDYEEQYFAKKMKKKRNRKRDHK; encoded by the coding sequence ATGATAGCCAAAATCGGAAGAGGGAGCAATTTATATGGAGCTTTGGCTTACAATCAGCTCAAAGTGGAAAAAGAAAATGGACAAATTCTTTTTACAAACAGAATTATAGAAACACATCACGGGAATTATTCGGTTGCACAATTAGCCCAATCTTTCGAACCTTATCTGATAGCCAACCGTAATACTGAAAAGCCGACCTTGCATATTTCTCTCAATCCCGATCCCAAGGATAATATAAATGATGAAAAGTTCAAACTGATGGCCCAAGAGTATATGCAGGAGATGGGTTACGGAGAACAGCCTTTTGTAGTATTCAAACACACAGATATTGATCGCACCCATGTCCATATTGTATCGGTCTGCGTGGATGAAGATGGCAAAAAGATTTCGGATAAATTCGAAAAAAGACGATCTATGAGCGTATGTCGTGAACTTGAAAACAAATACGGACTGCAATCCGCTACGGAGAAAGGACATCGACAGAATGACAAGATTTTCCGTCCCATAAATTACCAAACAGGAGATATAAAAAGCCAGATTGCCTCGGTTGTCCGTTATCTGCCAAAATATTATCAGTTCCAGACTTTGGGTGAATACAATGCCTTGCTTTCCCTGTTCAATATTACCACTGAAAAAGTGGAGAGCGAGTTTCATGGAAAAATGCAGCACGGTTTATTATATATTCCTTTAAAAGAAAATGGAGAACGAGCCGGACATCCTCTCAAGGCATCCCTATTCGGTAAAGGTGCAGGACTGCCGGCTTTGGATTTGCATAGTGCGAAATGCAAAGAAACCTTAAAAGACAGCGGAGCAAAAACCATCCTTAAAACTGCCATTACTATTGCAGTGCAATCAACAGACAATGAAAAGGATTTTAAAAAGCTGTTAGCAGAACAGGGCATCAATACAGTAGTTCGTAAAAATGAAACAGGGCGCCTATATGGCATCACTTTTATTGACCATAATTCCAAAACAGTTTGGAACGGCTCCCGTTTGGGTGCAGCATTTGCCGCCAATCCTTTTAATGATTATTGGAACCATAACATTAAACCGTTTATAAAAGAATCTGAAGAACACCAGTCTAAATATTTTCAGCAAAACACTGCAAATGATCTACCGGCAGAAAAGCTCCACGAATTGTTCGACTTTCTGAATAAAGAAACCACCACTTTCAATTCAGAGGAAACTCATATCATAGAAAGCTTGGGAGGATTGTTCCCCGAAGCACTGGGCGAAGATTACGAGGAACAGTATTTTGCTAAAAAAATGAAGAAGAAAAGAAACCGCAAAAGAGATCACAAATAA
- a CDS encoding JAB domain-containing protein — MKNSAKSPNWQIVSEIELSYKTKVKAADRPKITSSLAAYNIALQLWNQNTLEYFEEFKILLLNNSNKVLGAYEVSSGGITGTVVDIRIIFTAALKSNATGIIMIHNHPSGTLIASQADIAITQKVKEAGKLLEIALLDHLIITPESYFSFADDGAL, encoded by the coding sequence ATGAAAAATTCAGCAAAATCTCCAAATTGGCAAATCGTTTCAGAAATTGAATTGAGCTACAAAACAAAAGTAAAAGCTGCCGATCGGCCGAAAATTACCTCTTCACTAGCTGCTTATAATATAGCACTGCAACTTTGGAATCAAAATACTTTAGAATACTTTGAAGAATTCAAAATCCTATTGCTAAACAACAGCAATAAAGTTCTTGGTGCCTATGAAGTTTCCTCAGGTGGCATCACAGGAACTGTGGTGGACATTAGAATTATATTCACCGCAGCCTTAAAAAGTAACGCTACAGGCATTATCATGATACACAATCATCCCTCAGGTACACTAATTGCCAGTCAAGCCGATATAGCAATTACCCAAAAGGTTAAGGAAGCTGGTAAACTATTGGAAATCGCTCTCTTAGACCACCTGATTATAACTCCGGAAAGTTATTTTTCCTTTGCAGATGATGGGGCTTTATAG